The following nucleotide sequence is from Labeo rohita strain BAU-BD-2019 chromosome 3, IGBB_LRoh.1.0, whole genome shotgun sequence.
GTCCGCCGCCAGTTTTCACTCTGCGCGGCTTTATCGGCCCCGGGGCCCCACGCTTTTCTGCTCTGTGTCCCTGTCCACCGGCCCAGCAACCTTGAACTCCAAATTTTGGAGACCATTGAGAAGGTTTTTGGCCCTGAATCTATTAGCAAACACACAATGGTGCTCTTCACTCGCATGGATCGACTGCCTGAGGATGTTTCTCTGGACGAGTACCTCAATACCGAACGCCCTGACTTGTTAGAGCTCGTGCAGAAGTGCAGGGACCGACATCACCCACTGCGGCCGGGATCCGACGTGGAGGAGCTGTTCATAAAAGTGGAGAAGATGGTAAAAGAAGCCGGGACACAATTCTTCACCTGCCCTTTGTTGCAAGAGGCAGAGAGGAGAGTGAAAGAAAAGGAGGAGGAGATCTTAAGAAGCAGAAAAGAGAAAGGAGAAGATGATTTGGAGGGAATAAGGGCCGAGGCGGAGAAAAGTGTGGATGATTTGGTGGTTGAGGGAATCGCGGAGCTCTGCGTCTCCACGCCTGACACCTCGATCCTACGCTGGTTGTGGGACAGTGTGGTCGGGTGGCTCCTGTGGCTCCCGAATATGGTGAGGGGCAGTGCTTTACTAGGGTCGATTGTGGGGTTGTTCGTCGGGGGGCCCTTAGGAGGGGCCATGGGAGCAACGGTGGGCTCTGTTGCGACGGAGGTGGGTAGACGGAAACAAAAAACCAAGTGAGCACCTAAAATTTGGTAACAGtttattgtaattttcattattaacaAAAATCAGATCAGTTGTTCTTGTACAttcaaatatgaatatatagtCCGCTACAAACGTCAttacaaatgcaaattaaatggTTTTCTATTGAACACACAGTTTTTTCCCATTACAAATAGTATTAACTTAATAATTTGAGTTGAATTGAacaattaacattaattttagaGTTGCAGGTTTTGATTTGTTCCCTTTTTGCTTTAGTGACAGTAGGACTTAACAGTTTGTGTTAAGTTTGTGTAAAACTGATGATCATGTTCATGCTTGCTTCATTTCTGGTCCAGAAATAGTGCAGAATACTAAAGtatttcttattaattttaccttatgttttttttattgtattttaggttactcattttaggtaatgtattctgactactttttttAGATTACTTCTTACCTATCTTACCATTAAATGTactatattcatataaaaaagcaaagagaaaaaaatatattccaatTTTTGATGTCAACATCATGAagtacattaaacattacattaaaccagggtttcccaaactgaTCTTAACGTAAGAACTGCAGTGGGTTTGTGacttaataatgaattaaatcacatatttaaacacttaaacactaaaaatagaaatcaattGTTTTCCTGTTTACGCATTTACCATGTCGATGTGACCATTGCTCAACACCAGAgaactgtaaatatatacaaatgtggtaaattattgaaatattacttTCCTCATTTATTGTCCATTGGCTTTATCAGCATCATTGCaggtacactaccattcaaaagtttttgaacagtacgattttctcttctgctcaccaaatctgcatttatttgatccaaagtacaggaaaaacagtacaattttgaaatatttttactatttaaaataactcttttctatttgaatagattttaaaatgtaatttattcctgtgatttcaaagctgaatttttagcatcaatactccagtcacatgatccttcggaaatcattctaatattctgatttgctgctcagaaaacatttattatgttgaaaacagctaaatagAATTGTTTCAGGTTAtttggatgaatagaaagcatttatctgaaatacaaatcttttgtaacattataaatgtctttatcatcacttttgatcaatttaaagcatccttgctaaagcaaagtattaatttctataatctaaaatgtacacaactatattaaatattgatcattataataataaatgtttcttgaacagcaaatcagcatatcagaatgatcaagtgccactgaagactggagtaatgatgctgaaaattta
It contains:
- the si:dkeyp-69e1.8 gene encoding GTPase IMAP family member 4, coding for MEGSTTQDEIHQEEKDISGSSEGGQTDLKERELRLVLLGSAGAGKSSAVNAILGGPTSESDCAGTETPATDCQKRRVSLAGRQVAVIDTPDCLCIERPAEDVRRQFSLCAALSAPGPHAFLLCVPVHRPSNLELQILETIEKVFGPESISKHTMVLFTRMDRLPEDVSLDEYLNTERPDLLELVQKCRDRHHPLRPGSDVEELFIKVEKMVKEAGTQFFTCPLLQEAERRVKEKEEEILRSRKEKGEDDLEGIRAEAEKSVDDLVVEGIAELCVSTPDTSILRWLWDSVVGWLLWLPNMVRGSALLGSIVGLFVGGPLGGAMGATVGSVATEVGRRKQKTK